AGGCCTAAAAGCATTAGGATTTGTCGGTGTCAATGTGACTATTCCTCATAAAATTGCTGTTATACCATATATTGACGTTTTAGATAAAAGTGCTGAAATGGTAGGAGCAGTCAATACAATTCTAATAAAAGATAACAAATTATACGGATACAATACGGATGCGATCGGTTTTATCCAGCCGTTATTAAAAAAAGGTAATCTTTTATCAGAAAAAAAAGTCGTATTATTAGGTGCAGGTGGTGCTGCACGGGCCGTAGTATGGGGATTGATCGAGCAAGGAGTATCAGAAATCGCTATTGGGGTGCGTACCCCAGAAAAGGCGCGTGAGTTAGTGGATGTCTTTTCCTCGCTGGTAGCTATTAAAGCATATTTTTGGCCATCAGCTGAATTTAACGCTCAATTACATCATTGTGATATTTTGGTGAATTCTACTCCGATCGGAATGTACCCACATATTGAGGAGGAGCCCACTATCGACTGGTCGCTCCTAAAAAGCGGTATTACTGTATACGATTTAATCTATACACCAGAAAAAACAAGATTCTTGAAAAAAGCGGAAGCATTAGGGCATTTAATTATTAATGGATCTGGAATGCTGGTGGAGCAGGGAGCAGCAGCTT
This portion of the Sporomusaceae bacterium FL31 genome encodes:
- the aroE gene encoding shikimate dehydrogenase (NADP(+)), translated to MVTGKTKCVGILGWPVEHSMSPSMQNAAFAATRLDYTYIPLPVHPNQLAIAIEGLKALGFVGVNVTIPHKIAVIPYIDVLDKSAEMVGAVNTILIKDNKLYGYNTDAIGFIQPLLKKGNLLSEKKVVLLGAGGAARAVVWGLIEQGVSEIAIGVRTPEKARELVDVFSSLVAIKAYFWPSAEFNAQLHHCDILVNSTPIGMYPHIEEEPTIDWSLLKSGITVYDLIYTPEKTRFLKKAEALGHLIINGSGMLVEQGAAAFTLWTGQPAPINIMYDQLVKPKCKSL